A region of Syngnathoides biaculeatus isolate LvHL_M chromosome 20, ASM1980259v1, whole genome shotgun sequence DNA encodes the following proteins:
- the LOC133493643 gene encoding uncharacterized protein LOC133493643, whose amino-acid sequence MRASNITCDLPIMMCKVTVSASCVMCMWDSDEWRYWGCHADHRGTTWTAIAEEDFIIGEVGDDGDMRWGYYITVISKETMTPKITQTHLTPILDTCTHLAQAVVETKIYWTIHFPPIPICNRIKRAWYDTLLGGTGTVLGLANTADNEVTRTMLSNTGEHSARALHQIGVWLPKALVGQKENAKLWKTVFNWDIKLWDEAENVLQNLTEQSSWTVCSIQTLHAAAQKESFLRIVTSGNYQEWRKVWNISDSLWLTLHPEHTKCNKNKCTGYWTQYNVTTTKVVCKYQVLPVITTSGYWFLHMDGEWFEPKTNKTFKSDLCDLTDQGLACRLQHAYSNPCLTDSEVVLCDWTREPVREMMWQVGPHTLCGYNTK is encoded by the coding sequence ATGCGTGCGAGCAACATCACCTGTGATCTTCccataatgatgtgtaaggtgACAGTCTCCGCTTCCTGCGTCATGTGTATGTGGGATTCGGACGAATGGAGATATTGGGGGTGTCATGCTGATCATCGAGGAACGACTTGGACGGCAATTGCAGAAGAGGATTTCATCATCGGGGAGGTTGGGGATGATGGTGATATGAGGTGGGGGTATTATATCACGGTCATTTCTAAAGAAACAATGACGCCAAAAATAACTCAAACACACTTGACTCCCATTCTTGACACCTGTACACACCTAGCTCAAGCAGTGGTTGAAACCAAGATATACTGGACAATTCACTTTCCCCCGATTCCGATATGTAATAGAATAAAAAGGGCATGGTATGATACATTGTTGGGGGGAACGGGAACCGTATTGGGATTGGCAAATACTGCTGATAATGAGGTAACTAGGACCATGCTGTCCAATACTGGAGAACACTCTGCCAGGGCCTTGCATCAAATAGGGGTTTGGCTTCCTAAAGCTCTGgtgggacaaaaagaaaatgcaaaactttggaaaacagtgttTAATTGGGATATCAAATTATGGGACGAAGCAGAGAACGTGCTTCAGAACTTGACAGAACAGAGTAGCTGGACAGTATGTAGTATTCAAACTCTACACGCTGCGGCTCAAAAGGAGTCGTTTCTAAGGATAGTTACGTCGGGAAATTATCAAGAGTGGCGGAAGGTTTGGAACATTTCCGACTCTTTGTGGTTGACATTACATCCCGAACAtaccaaatgtaacaaaaataaatgtacgggGTATTGGACCCAGTACAACGTGACGACAACAAAGGTGGTTTGTAAATATCAGGTTTTGCCTGTTATAACGACAAGTGGATATTGGTTTTTACACATGGACGGAGAATGGTTTgaaccaaaaaccaacaaaacctttAAATCAGACTTATGTGATTTAACAGACCAAGGGTTGGCTTGCAGATTACAACATGCGTACTCGAATCCGTGCCTAACCGACTCAGAggttgtactttgtgattggactaggGAGCCAGTCAGAGAGATGATGTGGCAAGTTGGACCGCATACTCTGTGTggctacaacacaaaataa
- the LOC133493646 gene encoding gastrula zinc finger protein XlCGF17.1-like produces MCARMTGEYKEEVCGPKMEEEPQCQLQDAVFNLQPRIVLCRADVTENLHPEQQQSVSRHTKEEEEGEGVQHIKEEEEEFLHMKEEEQEELIQVPSTVICLKSEVSQSEERRGAEPLSGNSSSDGDHSEASQTDYDDDNEQLEGDMTCHAANKCWKCSQCQKTFASQSNLKNHMKIHTGEKPFTCSVCGQRFFRKQDLKIHTRTHTGEKPFSCSVCGQRFIRKGTLKIHTRTHTGEKPFPCSICGQRFSDKTNLNKHTRTHTGEKPFACLVCCKRFAGKGTLKIHTRTHTGEKPFACSVCCQSFTQKESLKIHTRTHTGEKPFSCSICGQRFSDKGNLKKHKNAHC; encoded by the exons atgtgtgcaagaatGACAGGAGAGTACAAGGAAGAAGTTTGTGGACCAAAAATGGAGGAGGAGCCACAATGTCAACTTCAGGACGCTGTGTTTAATCTGCAGCCTCGAATTGTCCTATGCAGAGCAG ATGTCACTGAAAACCTTCATCCAGAGCAGCAGCAGTCAGTGTCCCGTCACaccaaagaggaagaggagggtgaaGGGGTTCaacacatcaaagaggaggaggaagagtttctacacatgaaagaggaagagcaggaagaaCTCATCCAGGTTCCATCTACTGTTATCTGTTTGAAGAGTGAAGTTAGTCAAAGTGAGGAGAGACGGGGGGCGGAGCCTCTAAGCGGAAACAGTTCAAGTGATGGAGACCACAGTGAAGCATCACAAAcagattatgatgatgataacgAACAGTTGGAAGGTGATATGACATGTCACGCTGCcaacaaatgctggaaatgttctcagtgtcAGAAAACCTTTGCTTCTCAGAGCAATTTAAAAAAccacatgaaaatacacacaggtgagaagccttttacatgctcagtttgtggtcaaagattctttCGGAAGcaagatttaaaaatacacacaagaacacacactggtgagaagcctttttcgtgttctgtttgtggtcaaagattcattcggaagggaaccttaaaaatacacacaagaacacacactggtgagaagccttttccgtgctcaatttgtggtcaaagattctctgacAAGACAAActtaaataaacacacaagaacccacactggagagaagCCTTTTGCCTGCTTAGTGTGCTGTAAAAGATTCGCTGGGAAGGgaaccttaaaaatacacacaagaacccacactggagagaagccttttgcctgctcagtttgctGTCAAAGCTTCACTCAGAAGGAaagcttaaaaatacacacaagaacacatactggtgagaaaccattttcgtgctcaatttgtggtcaaagattctctgacaagggaaacttaaaaaaacacaagaatgcACACTGTTGA
- the LOC133493626 gene encoding gastrula zinc finger protein XlCGF57.1-like isoform X1, with product MPRKCCDRPVQMSSKTSGEYKEEVRGPRNEEESQRQLLDAVFNVQPRIFLHRAEAEFPQTPCKLTVPGVGVVNPGHNRSDITENLRTKWQEPEPPHIKQEMEDEEVHHIKDERKMIFVKKEEEEAQPHIKQEEEGITKFPSTGVPFKSKDEYLSEESRRAEPPRTCSSQHMTTEGDGDHDKGSQPDGLIPSPSDRDDMTSDSPRVDDNGQCKGDLTSYIENKRWKCSQCGKMFAYQSKMKQHLKIHTGQKDFACLVCGQTFTQNANLKSHTRTHSGEKPFSCSVCGQRFTHKANLKSHTGTHSGEKPFSCSVCCQRFSEKVTLKRHARTHTVENPFSCAVCGQRFSLKGTLKIHTRTHTSEKRFSCTVCGQIFSRKAHLIGHTRTHTGEKPFCCSDCGRRFTENGDLKRHTRTHTGEKPFSCTVCDKRFTEKGKLKIHTRTHTGEKPFSCLVCGQRFTRKEDLKRHIRTHTGEKPFSCLVCGQRFSQKGTLKIHTRTHTGEKPFSCADCGQTFTQKGTLKIHARTHTGEKPFSCLICAQNFSRKRTLKIHTRMHTDEKHFSCSVCGQRFSQKETLKRHTTTHG from the exons aagctgaatttccacagacGCCCTGCAAGTTAACGGTGCCAGGGgtgggtgttgttaacccgggccacaaccgatccg ACATCACTGAAAATCTTCGGACTAAGTGGCAGGAACCAGAACCTCCTCATATTAAACAGGAAATGGAGGACGAAGAGGTCCACCATATCAAAGATGAAAGAaagatgatttttgttaaaaaagaggaggaagaagcacAACCCCACATTAAACAGGAAGAGGAGGGTATCACCAAGTTTCCATCAACTGGTGTCCCTTTCAAGAGTAAAGATGAATATCTAAGTGAGGAGAGCAGAAGGGCAGAGCCTCCAAGGACCTGCTCAAGTCAACACATGACAACAGAAGGTGATGGAGACCACGATAAAGGATCACAACCAGACGGACTCATACCGTCACCATCTGATCGTGATGACATGACATCAGACTCTCCTCGCGTTGATGATAATGGACAGTGTAAAGGTGATTTGACATCTTACATAGAAAACAAAcgatggaaatgttctcagtgtgggAAAATGTTTGCTTATCAGAGCAAAATGAAACAACacttgaaaatacacacaggacAGAAAGATTTTGCCTGTTTAGTTTGTGGCCAAACATTCACTCAAAATGCAAACCTAAaatcacacacaagaacacactctggtgaaaaacctttttcttgctcagtttgtggtcaaagattcactcataAGGCAAACTTAAAATCACACACAGGAACACATTCTGGTGAGAAACcgttttcctgttcagtttgttgCCAAAGATTCTCTGAGAAGGTAACCTTAAAGAGACATGCAAGAACCCACACTGTTGAGAACCCTTTTTCCTgtgcagtttgtggtcaaagattctctctgaagggaaccttaaaaatacacacaagaacgcacactaGTGAGAAACGTTTTTCTTGCACAGTTTGTGGCCAAATATTCTCTCGGAAGGCACATTTAATAGgacacacaaggacacacactggtgagaaacctttttgctGTTCAGATTGTGGACGAAGATTCACTGAGAACggagatttaaaaagacacacaagaacacacactggtgagaagcctttttcatgtacagtttgtgataaaagattcactgagaaaggaaaattaaaaatacacacaagaacacacactggtgagaaaccgttttcctgcttagtttgtggtcaaagattcactcggaaggaagatttaaaaagacacatcagaacacacactggtgagaaacctttttcctgcttagtttgtggtcaaagattctctcagaagggaaccttaaaaatacacacaagaacccacactggtgagaagcctttttcttGCGCAGATTGTGGTCAAACATTTACTCAGAAGGGAACCTTGAAAATACAcgcaagaacgcacactggtgagaagcctttttcctgcttaattTGCGCTCAAAACTTCTCACGAAAGAgaaccttaaaaatacacactagAATGCACACtgatgagaaacatttttcttgctcagtttgtggtcaaagattctctcagaaggaaaccttaaaaagacacacaacaacacacggatga